A portion of the Pedobacter cryoconitis genome contains these proteins:
- a CDS encoding ABC transporter ATP-binding protein, which translates to MSLDEGVYWLKGANGSGKSTLLKSLAGILHFEGDVLLNKLISIKKHKRDYRRLVNFAEAEPIFPEFLTGKELIDMFAEAKGGTNEQKAFYPQTIGLQPYLDQPLGTYSSSMLKKLSLILTFMGKPKLILLDELDILAILVLPHFWWLRWS; encoded by the coding sequence CTGAGTTTAGATGAAGGCGTATATTGGCTTAAAGGCGCGAATGGCTCAGGAAAAAGCACCTTGCTGAAATCTTTAGCTGGCATTTTACACTTTGAAGGCGATGTTTTGCTTAACAAGCTAATCAGTATAAAAAAACATAAGCGTGATTACCGCAGGTTAGTGAACTTTGCGGAAGCAGAACCGATCTTTCCTGAATTTCTTACCGGAAAAGAGTTGATTGATATGTTCGCTGAAGCAAAAGGTGGAACAAATGAACAAAAGGCATTTTACCCCCAGACAATTGGACTTCAACCATATCTAGATCAGCCGTTGGGTACTTACTCCAGCAGTATGTTGAAAAAACTTTCGCTGATATTGACTTTTATGGGCAAGCCAAAACTCATTTTATTGGATGAACTGGATATTCTGGCGATACTGGTTCTTCCCCACTTTTGGTGGTTAAGATGGAGCTAA
- a CDS encoding ISL3 family transposase, translating to MNASQVIFNNVNQFKVVSVDNETDSFIIYISSKSKKSFCPNCEEASSKVHSYYTRKFADLPAFGKCSKIVLRARKFYCNTLECPLKVFTERYSDHFKPYQRRTDRLNIKLLNIVIESGGKSAERICNQLSIPISDTTLLRIIEKTELPSNNNVIALGVDDWAIKKRERYGSILVDLSTNRPIGLLGDREEKTLSLWLLERNQVKVISRDRYGNYQRASTKGAPEAIQVTDRWHLLKNLGEAMRKILDREYLALKKVREANRETKTTEPRILKSTVPSAQQRKFKEVKLLLEQGVPIKEIARRFKMSRITVRKYKNCEELPKKRYSSPTGLEKFLNYIKKRKIEVPEIQLKTLHQELSNLGYRGAYSTLSDGLARYKMAIGSKKREKKVLPTNLSFWRPSITSQLFFKEAKKLSKNEADILNDLCDSSATLRQSLWFIREFRQMMLRDRSSEGLESWISKAINSSINELRGFANGLRQDLKSIKNAFDLAWSNGPVEGNVNKLKTLKR from the coding sequence ATGAATGCCAGCCAAGTAATCTTCAATAATGTCAATCAATTTAAGGTTGTATCAGTAGATAATGAAACAGATAGCTTTATTATCTATATTTCAAGCAAGAGTAAAAAGTCATTTTGTCCAAATTGTGAGGAAGCCTCATCAAAGGTTCACAGTTATTATACAAGAAAATTTGCTGACCTTCCTGCATTCGGAAAGTGTTCTAAAATCGTTTTGCGGGCACGCAAATTTTATTGTAATACCCTGGAGTGCCCGTTGAAAGTATTTACAGAGCGATACTCTGACCATTTCAAGCCTTATCAAAGAAGAACCGACAGGCTAAATATTAAATTATTAAATATAGTCATCGAATCTGGTGGAAAATCTGCTGAACGCATCTGTAACCAGCTTTCGATTCCTATATCTGATACTACCTTATTGCGGATAATAGAAAAAACGGAACTTCCCAGCAATAATAATGTGATTGCTCTAGGTGTCGATGACTGGGCGATAAAGAAGCGAGAACGATATGGGAGTATACTTGTAGACCTATCAACGAATCGCCCAATCGGATTACTCGGTGATCGAGAGGAAAAAACACTTAGCCTTTGGCTACTGGAAAGAAACCAAGTCAAAGTTATTTCCAGAGACAGATATGGTAATTACCAGAGAGCTTCTACAAAAGGTGCCCCAGAAGCTATCCAGGTTACAGATCGTTGGCATCTATTGAAAAACCTAGGTGAGGCAATGCGGAAGATCTTGGATCGGGAATATTTAGCTCTGAAAAAAGTCAGAGAAGCTAACCGTGAGACTAAGACAACTGAACCACGAATCCTAAAAAGTACCGTCCCCTCCGCTCAACAAAGGAAATTTAAAGAAGTGAAATTGCTGCTTGAGCAAGGTGTTCCCATCAAGGAGATAGCAAGAAGATTCAAGATGAGCCGTATAACGGTCAGAAAGTATAAGAATTGTGAGGAATTACCAAAAAAGAGGTACAGCTCGCCAACTGGCCTAGAGAAATTTCTCAACTATATAAAGAAAAGAAAGATAGAGGTACCGGAAATCCAGCTAAAAACGTTACATCAGGAGTTATCAAACCTTGGCTACCGAGGTGCATATTCTACATTGTCCGATGGTCTGGCGAGGTACAAAATGGCCATTGGTAGTAAAAAAAGAGAAAAAAAAGTATTACCAACCAATCTAAGTTTCTGGAGGCCATCAATCACATCCCAGCTATTTTTTAAGGAGGCAAAAAAGCTTTCAAAAAATGAAGCTGATATACTGAATGATCTTTGTGATTCCTCAGCTACCTTAAGGCAGTCATTGTGGTTTATAAGGGAGTTCCGGCAAATGATGCTTAGGGATCGAAGTAGTGAGGGTTTAGAATCATGGATTTCAAAAGCTATAAACTCTTCAATTAATGAGTTACGTGGATTTGCAAATGGATTAAGGCAAGATCTGAAATCGATAAAAAATGCTTTCGACCTAGCCTGGAGCAATGGGCCAGTGGAAGGGAATGTGAACAAACTTAAAACGTTAAAACGTTAA
- a CDS encoding DDE-type integrase/transposase/recombinase, translated as MEHKAGDKVFVDYAGQTLGLIDRSSGEIIDVQFFVAILGASQLTYAEASMSQRKEGFIESVENALHFFGGVPRVIMPDNLKSAVTRSDRYEPMVNETFLEFAEHYDTTIIPARAYKPRDYV; from the coding sequence ATGGAACATAAAGCCGGAGACAAAGTTTTTGTTGACTATGCCGGTCAGACACTCGGACTCATCGACCGTAGCAGCGGAGAGATTATCGACGTTCAGTTTTTCGTAGCCATCCTTGGAGCCAGTCAGTTGACCTATGCGGAAGCCTCGATGAGCCAAAGGAAAGAAGGCTTCATTGAATCGGTTGAAAATGCATTGCACTTCTTTGGCGGCGTTCCGCGGGTGATCATGCCAGACAACCTGAAGTCTGCAGTAACACGTAGCGATCGGTATGAACCTATGGTGAATGAAACGTTTTTGGAGTTTGCCGAACACTACGACACCACCATTATCCCTGCTCGTGCTTACAAACCAAGAGATTATGTGTAA
- a CDS encoding transposase: protein MLSSYQELLRLLLPDFILENFELKSARKEHDILHIALEEVNSIPVAFEKDKLESKGFFPTITVQDFPMRGHQVFFHIKRRRWLNHTTGKVAYRDWSLVAKGTRMTGEFAAFLKQLSQYRPE, encoded by the coding sequence ATGTTATCAAGTTACCAAGAGCTCCTACGTTTATTATTACCCGATTTTATATTAGAGAATTTTGAGTTGAAATCTGCTCGTAAAGAGCATGATATTTTACATATTGCTCTGGAAGAGGTGAATTCTATTCCAGTGGCATTTGAAAAGGATAAACTGGAGTCCAAAGGTTTCTTTCCTACCATCACCGTCCAGGATTTCCCCATGCGCGGACATCAGGTCTTTTTTCATATCAAACGACGCAGATGGCTGAACCATACCACAGGAAAAGTGGCTTACCGAGACTGGAGCCTGGTTGCTAAGGGAACGCGAATGACAGGGGAATTCGCGGCTTTTTTAAAACAACTCAGTCAGTACCGCCCCGAATGA
- a CDS encoding transposase: protein MGNFYGVKGRNLGRQYKDFLSGFKSWDQKEHASKWLLYPDNLGTQLSIDETSVSHGELYTIVTNKAARGKKGAIVAIVAGVKAETVIEVLRKIPLNKRRKVKEITLDMAGNMELIAKRAFPVAVRVTDRFHVQQLATEALQEMRIKHRWAALDAENEAIEKAKKGNYDFQSSFLPNGDTLKQLLARSRYVLYKRAEYWTQSQKERADLLFERYPDLKQAYDLSMNLSNIFEKTTDKVYGLARLARWHEKVRQAGFKAFNTISRTIENHYQTILNYFDNRSTNASAESFNAKLKAFRSQFRGVRNIDFFLFRLSRIYA from the coding sequence ATCGGGAACTTTTATGGAGTAAAAGGCAGAAATCTTGGGCGTCAGTACAAGGATTTTTTAAGTGGTTTTAAGAGTTGGGATCAAAAAGAACATGCCAGTAAATGGTTGCTTTATCCAGACAATCTGGGTACACAACTTTCCATAGATGAGACCAGCGTGTCCCATGGCGAGCTTTATACCATTGTCACTAATAAAGCTGCCAGAGGTAAAAAAGGGGCAATTGTAGCAATTGTTGCAGGTGTAAAAGCAGAAACTGTCATTGAAGTGCTTAGAAAAATTCCATTGAATAAAAGGCGGAAGGTGAAAGAAATTACGTTGGATATGGCTGGTAATATGGAACTGATTGCCAAAAGAGCATTTCCTGTTGCGGTCAGGGTAACCGACAGGTTTCATGTACAGCAACTGGCCACAGAAGCCTTGCAGGAAATGCGAATCAAGCACCGATGGGCAGCATTAGATGCCGAAAATGAAGCGATAGAAAAGGCGAAAAAAGGGAACTATGATTTCCAGTCCAGCTTTCTCCCTAATGGGGATACCCTCAAGCAATTACTGGCCAGAAGCAGATACGTTTTGTATAAACGTGCTGAATATTGGACTCAAAGTCAAAAAGAAAGAGCAGATCTGTTATTTGAGCGTTATCCGGATCTGAAGCAGGCCTATGATTTAAGTATGAACCTCAGCAATATCTTTGAAAAAACTACCGATAAAGTGTATGGTTTGGCCAGGCTGGCCAGATGGCACGAAAAGGTAAGGCAAGCGGGATTTAAAGCTTTTAATACCATTTCAAGAACCATTGAAAATCACTATCAAACGATCTTGAATTATTTCGACAACAGATCTACCAATGCTTCTGCAGAATCTTTTAATGCCAAACTCAAAGCTTTTAGATCCCAATTCAGGGGGGTGAGAAATATCGATTTTTTCTTGTTCAGACTATCTCGGATTTACGCCTAA
- a CDS encoding ArsR/SmtB family transcription factor gives MENNQSCIRVFADKVQIDNCREILQDNNKAFNELSGLLALAGNEVRLKILFLLEEENELCPCDLSDILGMSIPAVSQHLRKLKDGNVIEGRREGQTIFYSLKQEQLTLLRPFFKHIINNSKKETV, from the coding sequence ATGGAAAACAATCAATCGTGTATCAGAGTGTTTGCCGACAAGGTTCAAATAGACAATTGTCGCGAAATACTTCAAGACAACAACAAAGCATTCAACGAGTTGAGCGGACTTTTAGCATTGGCAGGAAACGAAGTAAGGCTGAAAATCTTATTTCTCTTAGAAGAAGAAAACGAACTCTGTCCTTGCGACCTTTCAGACATTCTCGGAATGAGTATCCCAGCCGTTTCACAACATCTCAGAAAACTAAAGGACGGAAACGTTATTGAAGGGAGAAGAGAAGGACAAACCATTTTCTACTCTTTGAAACAAGAGCAACTGACCTTGCTTCGTCCATTTTTTAAACACATCATAAACAATTCAAAAAAGGAGACAGTATGA
- the merTP gene encoding mercuric transport protein MerTP has protein sequence MNKKNNRLVGAGVLSAVAASLCCITPVLALISGASGVASTFSWMEPARPYLIGITVLVLGFAWYQKLKPRTAEEIQCDCEEDEKKPFMQTKTFLGVVTVFAGLMLAFPNYSHIFYPSNDNKEVVIVNASDIQTVTFDLKGMTCNGCASHVQNAVNKLPGIVKIDASYEEATTKVEFDQTKVSLAQIEEAINGTGYKVVGKK, from the coding sequence ATGAACAAGAAAAACAACAGACTTGTTGGAGCGGGAGTTCTTTCGGCAGTAGCAGCATCACTTTGCTGCATAACACCTGTATTGGCTCTTATTTCAGGAGCATCAGGAGTGGCATCTACATTTTCGTGGATGGAACCAGCAAGACCTTATCTTATAGGTATTACTGTTTTGGTATTGGGCTTTGCTTGGTATCAGAAACTCAAACCACGAACAGCCGAAGAAATTCAGTGTGATTGCGAAGAAGACGAAAAGAAACCTTTTATGCAGACCAAAACATTTTTGGGAGTTGTAACCGTGTTTGCAGGCTTGATGCTCGCTTTTCCAAACTATTCACACATTTTCTATCCTTCAAACGACAACAAAGAAGTTGTAATCGTCAATGCCTCGGACATCCAAACCGTAACTTTTGATTTAAAAGGAATGACTTGCAATGGATGTGCTTCACACGTACAAAATGCCGTAAATAAGTTGCCGGGTATTGTTAAGATAGATGCGAGTTACGAAGAAGCAACTACCAAAGTGGAATTTGACCAAACCAAAGTGAGCTTGGCTCAAATTGAAGAAGCCATCAACGGTACAGGTTACAAAGTGGTTGGCAAGAAATAG
- a CDS encoding cation transporter, which produces MKKNLILLSALFLIGITQVKAQCCKPNDSKAQTENVTQQVGKTVKLKITGMTCAGCSNHISNALKKVDGINEHKVEYPAIWQLFNTTRRKQILILSLG; this is translated from the coding sequence ATGAAAAAGAATTTGATTTTATTGAGTGCTTTGTTCCTAATTGGAATTACTCAGGTCAAAGCCCAATGTTGCAAACCGAATGACAGTAAAGCACAAACAGAAAATGTAACACAACAAGTAGGTAAGACCGTGAAACTGAAAATTACGGGGATGACTTGTGCAGGTTGTTCCAACCACATTTCAAATGCCCTTAAAAAAGTGGACGGCATTAATGAACACAAAGTGGAATATCCGGCGATTTGGCAACTATTCAATACGACCCGAAGAAAACAAATCCTGATCCTATCATTAGGATAA
- the merA gene encoding mercury(II) reductase, which translates to MNKETIKLDITGMTCDHCATGIEKLLSKNEGVTEAKVNYPKASCECSYDPSKTSKEEIINTINGMKNYRVKGEISETGSCNNNHFDLIIIGGGSAAFSAAIKAESLGLSTLMVNGGLDFGGTCVNVGCVPSKNLIRAGENAYHATHSNFAGIKPKGVDIDFPQVIKDKKKLVAVLQEKKYMDVVSDFINLKMITGWAEFKDNKTIVVDNKTEYTALKFIIATGATTNIPSIEGLNEIGYLTNVSLFDLEEKLESITIMGAGYIGLEIAMAYNRLGVKVRIIEFTDRVLRKQTPDISEVLETQMRKEGIELLPNFRAVKFEKKGSETIIHCKCPDGSFTQITEKGRIVVASGTKPNTQRLGLQNIGIELNKTGHVLVNEKMETNLPNIYAVGDVANTPAFVYTAAFEGKIAVENSFSGAENKADYTSLPWVVFTDPQIAGAGLDEVQAEAKGIPFEISKLELKDVPRAIAANDTRGFIKLIRNTETDKLIGARVVAPEGGELIQLLSMSIKHGITVKDLADSFYPYLTLGEGIKLAAITFGKDVSKLSCCAS; encoded by the coding sequence ATGAACAAAGAAACCATAAAACTTGACATCACAGGTATGACCTGCGACCATTGTGCCACAGGCATTGAAAAACTTCTTTCAAAAAATGAAGGAGTAACAGAAGCTAAGGTAAACTATCCGAAGGCCAGTTGCGAATGTTCTTATGACCCTTCAAAAACCAGCAAAGAAGAAATCATCAACACCATCAACGGCATGAAAAACTATCGTGTAAAAGGTGAAATTTCAGAAACAGGAAGTTGTAACAACAACCATTTTGACCTGATTATCATCGGTGGTGGTTCGGCAGCATTTTCAGCAGCCATAAAAGCCGAAAGTTTAGGATTATCAACCTTAATGGTAAACGGTGGATTGGATTTTGGCGGAACTTGCGTAAATGTAGGTTGTGTGCCATCTAAGAATTTAATCCGTGCAGGAGAAAATGCTTATCACGCTACACATTCCAACTTTGCAGGTATAAAACCAAAAGGTGTTGATATTGATTTTCCACAAGTTATCAAAGACAAGAAAAAATTGGTTGCCGTACTTCAAGAAAAGAAATATATGGATGTGGTGAGCGATTTTATAAATTTAAAAATGATTACAGGTTGGGCGGAGTTTAAAGACAACAAAACAATTGTTGTTGATAATAAAACAGAGTATACAGCTTTGAAATTTATCATTGCCACTGGTGCCACTACAAATATTCCAAGCATTGAAGGATTGAATGAAATTGGCTATCTGACCAATGTTTCGCTTTTTGATTTAGAAGAAAAACTCGAAAGCATCACTATTATGGGAGCAGGTTACATTGGTTTGGAAATAGCTATGGCATATAATCGTTTAGGTGTAAAGGTACGTATTATAGAATTTACAGACCGAGTATTGCGGAAACAAACCCCTGACATTAGTGAAGTATTGGAAACTCAAATGCGAAAAGAAGGTATTGAGCTCCTCCCTAATTTCCGTGCTGTTAAATTCGAGAAAAAAGGAAGTGAGACAATCATTCATTGCAAATGTCCGGACGGTTCTTTTACGCAAATCACAGAAAAAGGGAGAATAGTAGTTGCGTCAGGAACAAAACCCAATACACAAAGGCTGGGATTGCAAAACATAGGCATAGAATTGAACAAAACGGGTCATGTTTTGGTGAACGAAAAAATGGAAACTAATTTACCTAACATCTATGCAGTAGGCGATGTTGCCAATACACCTGCATTTGTTTACACAGCCGCCTTTGAAGGAAAAATTGCTGTAGAAAATTCTTTTTCAGGAGCTGAAAATAAAGCAGATTATACTTCCTTGCCTTGGGTGGTTTTTACTGACCCACAAATTGCAGGTGCAGGTTTAGACGAAGTACAGGCAGAAGCCAAAGGCATTCCGTTTGAAATTTCAAAATTGGAACTTAAAGACGTACCGAGAGCCATAGCAGCAAACGACACAAGGGGTTTTATCAAACTCATTCGCAACACCGAAACTGACAAATTGATAGGTGCAAGAGTAGTTGCACCTGAAGGCGGAGAACTTATCCAACTATTAAGTATGTCAATCAAACACGGAATAACTGTAAAAGACTTGGCAGACAGTTTCTACCCTTATCTGACTTTGGGAGAAGGCATCAAATTAGCAGCAATAACTTTTGGTAAAGACGTATCGAAATTGAGTTGCTGTGCAAGTTAA
- a CDS encoding heavy metal translocating P-type ATPase encodes MKHTYKITGMTCQGCQTKVENALNAIDGISAKVTLEPAEAIITMDKHIPTEKLQEVLSVAGNYKIHMSGFHKTAEDKQIHNHDHQEHSASAHSHHDNAPLKAHKNETGGVYYCPMHCEGDKTYDKPGNCPVCGMDLLKQPELKQTTQFTCPMHPEIIRDQPGSCPICGMDLVPTGVNLEAEDKTYDTLLRKFKIATIFTIPIFTIAMTEMIPNNPLFNLMELKYWNWVQFAFSIPVVFYATWMFFQRAWQSLITWKLNMFTLIGIGAGVAWLFSLVALLFPDVFPDQFKTHHGTVYVYFEAATVILTLVLLGQLLEARAHGKTNSAIKELLKLAPNTATKVVGDKEISVSIDDIQKGDLLRVKPGEKIPVDGSIKTGEAIIDESMISGEPVPVEKKTGDNVSSGTINGNKTFVMLAEKVGSETLLSQIIEMVNSASRSKAPIQKMADKISGYFVPVVGLIAIATFVVWAIYGPEPSYVYAFVNSIAVLIIACPCALGLATPMSVMVGVGKGAQSGVLIKNAESLEKMNVIDVVIIDKTGTVTEGKPSVEKVVSANPDFDEKKVLERIVALNSSSEHPLAQATLRYGEENKVKVQPISNFEAVTGKGVTGTLKDEKLALGNQKLMEHVKAKINPELEELVKSAQKQGKTVSYLAVGDEAVGFVVISDKIKPSSATAIKKLQEEGLKVIMFTGDNEDTARAVSRTLNLDGFKAGMLPEDKLNEIKKLQAEGKKVAMAGDGINDAPALSQADIGIAMGTGTDVAIESAAVTLVKGDLNGIAKARFLSHKVMGNIKGNLFFALGYNVLGIPVAAGLLYPFFGILLSPMIAALAMSFSSVSVILNSLRLRSAKID; translated from the coding sequence ATGAAACATACTTATAAAATAACCGGAATGACCTGCCAAGGTTGTCAAACTAAAGTTGAGAATGCCTTGAATGCAATTGATGGGATTTCTGCTAAGGTTACTTTGGAGCCTGCTGAAGCAATAATCACAATGGATAAGCACATTCCAACCGAAAAGTTGCAGGAAGTTCTTTCGGTTGCTGGAAATTACAAGATTCACATGTCTGGATTCCATAAGACTGCGGAGGATAAACAAATACATAATCACGACCATCAGGAACATTCTGCTTCTGCTCATTCCCATCATGATAATGCCCCATTAAAGGCTCATAAAAATGAAACTGGTGGTGTATATTATTGCCCTATGCATTGTGAAGGGGATAAAACCTATGACAAACCAGGAAATTGTCCTGTTTGTGGGATGGATTTACTAAAACAGCCTGAATTAAAACAAACAACACAATTTACCTGCCCTATGCATCCCGAAATTATTAGAGATCAACCAGGTTCATGCCCAATATGTGGGATGGACTTGGTACCTACGGGCGTGAACTTGGAAGCGGAAGATAAAACTTATGACACCTTGTTGCGTAAATTTAAGATTGCTACAATTTTTACTATTCCCATTTTTACCATAGCAATGACGGAAATGATTCCAAATAATCCGTTGTTTAACTTGATGGAACTGAAATATTGGAACTGGGTTCAGTTTGCTTTTTCCATTCCGGTAGTTTTTTATGCAACATGGATGTTCTTTCAGCGTGCATGGCAATCGCTAATAACCTGGAAACTAAATATGTTTACGTTGATAGGAATTGGTGCGGGGGTGGCTTGGCTTTTTAGCCTTGTCGCCCTGCTTTTTCCTGATGTTTTTCCAGATCAGTTTAAAACCCACCATGGTACAGTCTACGTTTATTTTGAAGCTGCAACAGTTATTCTTACCCTGGTATTGCTTGGGCAGCTCTTAGAAGCACGAGCGCATGGTAAGACTAATAGTGCCATTAAAGAACTATTGAAATTAGCGCCTAATACGGCGACAAAGGTTGTGGGAGATAAAGAAATATCAGTTTCCATTGACGATATCCAAAAGGGAGATTTATTAAGGGTGAAACCTGGGGAAAAAATACCTGTTGATGGCAGTATTAAAACAGGAGAAGCCATAATTGATGAATCCATGATCTCTGGTGAACCTGTCCCGGTTGAAAAAAAGACGGGAGATAACGTAAGTTCAGGTACAATTAACGGTAATAAAACTTTTGTAATGCTTGCCGAAAAAGTGGGTTCGGAAACTTTGCTGTCCCAGATCATCGAAATGGTAAACTCGGCAAGCCGATCGAAAGCCCCCATTCAAAAGATGGCTGATAAGATTTCAGGATATTTTGTTCCTGTAGTGGGGTTGATTGCAATAGCTACATTTGTGGTATGGGCAATCTATGGGCCTGAACCATCTTATGTTTATGCATTCGTTAATTCTATTGCAGTATTGATCATTGCTTGCCCATGTGCGCTTGGTCTTGCTACGCCTATGTCGGTAATGGTAGGTGTAGGAAAAGGCGCACAATCTGGTGTGCTTATCAAAAATGCAGAATCCTTAGAGAAAATGAATGTCATTGATGTTGTCATCATTGATAAGACTGGAACGGTTACAGAGGGAAAGCCATCGGTTGAAAAGGTCGTTAGTGCAAATCCGGATTTTGATGAAAAGAAAGTCCTTGAAAGAATAGTAGCGTTAAATAGTAGCAGTGAACATCCTTTAGCACAGGCGACATTACGTTATGGGGAAGAAAACAAAGTAAAAGTTCAACCAATTTCAAATTTTGAAGCTGTAACAGGTAAAGGTGTAACGGGTACTTTAAAAGACGAAAAACTTGCTTTAGGTAACCAGAAACTAATGGAACACGTTAAAGCCAAGATTAATCCCGAATTGGAAGAACTAGTTAAGTCTGCGCAAAAACAAGGAAAGACAGTTTCTTATTTGGCCGTCGGGGATGAAGCTGTTGGTTTTGTGGTTATTTCAGATAAAATCAAGCCCTCTAGTGCAACCGCTATCAAAAAGCTTCAGGAAGAAGGTTTAAAAGTAATCATGTTCACTGGCGATAATGAAGATACAGCAAGAGCCGTTAGCCGAACCTTGAATTTAGATGGTTTTAAAGCAGGAATGCTTCCAGAGGACAAGCTAAATGAAATCAAAAAACTGCAGGCTGAAGGTAAAAAGGTTGCTATGGCAGGTGATGGTATAAATGATGCCCCTGCCTTGTCACAGGCAGATATTGGCATTGCTATGGGTACAGGAACAGATGTCGCCATTGAAAGTGCAGCAGTAACATTAGTGAAAGGAGACCTCAATGGAATTGCAAAAGCGAGGTTTTTGAGCCATAAAGTAATGGGCAATATAAAGGGTAATCTATTTTTCGCTCTTGGTTATAATGTTTTAGGTATACCAGTTGCAGCAGGTCTTTTATATCCATTTTTTGGGATTTTATTATCACCAATGATAGCTGCGCTTGCCATGAGTTTCAGTTCAGTATCCGTTATTCTAAACTCTTTAAGACTTAGAAGTGCCAAGATCGACTAG